In the genome of Sorangium aterium, one region contains:
- the ftsW gene encoding putative lipid II flippase FtsW: protein MSWSGAFGARGDAPKNRHVGPPDQDKAAPGGIAAAAEAFWKVRSSPSGPVDALLAAVVTALIGFGVVMVYSASAVEATVRYKDAQFFLKRQAVYAVLSVAAMWITSRIDHRRLKVLTYPVLITVTAMLVACVAGLGHKAGNAYRWISLGPVHVQPAEVAKLGIVLWLAYSLSKKAERIKSFSVGFLPHLLVVGLLMLLCLKQPDFGSAVVLLFLTFTLLFVAGARVPYIAAFSMLLALAGAALVRFSGYRYARYLAWIDMDNNRADLAYQPFQSVMSFGSGGLFGLGLGRGLQVLYLPEAHTDFVSAIVGEELGFVGIVGLCAAYLVIVSRGVKIALEAADDYGSFMAFGIATLFGVQAMTNLAVAMAILPTKGLTLPFLSYGGSSLLVNAVAAGILLSISRSRTVVAPEKSGEAGAAPIPHAPSASAVVAASAEEGGTW from the coding sequence ATGTCGTGGAGCGGGGCGTTCGGCGCGCGCGGCGATGCACCCAAGAACCGGCACGTCGGTCCCCCGGACCAGGACAAGGCGGCGCCGGGCGGGATCGCGGCGGCCGCCGAGGCCTTCTGGAAGGTGCGATCGAGCCCGTCGGGGCCGGTCGACGCCCTGCTCGCGGCGGTCGTCACGGCCCTCATCGGCTTCGGCGTGGTGATGGTCTACAGCGCGAGCGCCGTCGAGGCGACGGTGCGCTACAAGGACGCCCAGTTCTTCCTCAAGCGTCAGGCGGTCTACGCGGTCCTCTCGGTCGCCGCGATGTGGATCACGAGCCGCATCGATCACCGCCGGCTCAAGGTCCTCACGTACCCGGTGCTCATCACCGTCACGGCGATGCTCGTCGCCTGCGTGGCGGGGCTCGGCCACAAGGCCGGCAACGCCTACCGCTGGATCTCGCTCGGCCCGGTCCACGTGCAGCCGGCCGAGGTGGCCAAGCTGGGCATCGTGCTCTGGCTCGCCTACTCGCTGTCGAAGAAGGCCGAGCGCATCAAGTCGTTCTCCGTCGGCTTCCTCCCGCACCTCCTCGTCGTCGGGCTCTTGATGCTCCTCTGCCTCAAGCAGCCCGACTTCGGCAGCGCGGTCGTGCTGCTCTTCCTGACCTTCACGCTGCTGTTCGTGGCGGGCGCGCGCGTCCCGTACATCGCCGCGTTCTCCATGCTGCTGGCGCTCGCCGGCGCCGCGCTCGTTCGCTTCAGCGGCTACCGCTACGCGCGCTACCTCGCGTGGATCGACATGGACAACAACCGCGCGGACCTCGCCTACCAGCCGTTCCAGTCGGTCATGAGCTTCGGCTCGGGCGGGCTCTTCGGCCTCGGCCTCGGGCGAGGGCTGCAGGTGCTCTACCTGCCGGAGGCGCACACCGATTTCGTGTCCGCGATCGTCGGCGAAGAGCTCGGCTTCGTCGGCATCGTCGGCCTGTGCGCGGCCTACCTCGTCATCGTCTCGCGGGGCGTGAAGATCGCCCTCGAGGCGGCCGACGACTACGGCAGCTTCATGGCGTTCGGCATCGCGACGCTCTTCGGGGTGCAGGCGATGACGAACCTCGCCGTCGCGATGGCGATCCTCCCCACGAAGGGGCTCACGCTGCCGTTCCTCAGCTATGGCGGCTCCTCGTTGCTCGTGAACGCCGTGGCCGCAGGCATCCTGCTCAGCATCAGCCGGTCGCGGACCGTCGTGGCGCCCGAGAAGAGCGGCGAGGCGGGCGCTGCGCCGATCCCGCACGCGCCGAGCGCGTCGGCCGTGGTCGCCGCGTCGGCCGAGGAGGGCGGCACATGGTGA
- the murG gene encoding undecaprenyldiphospho-muramoylpentapeptide beta-N-acetylglucosaminyltransferase has product MVTVLIAGGGTGGHVFPMIAVGDAVRAAAPDARVVYVGTARGIEVRVMGERGDSLELLHVLPLRGGGLSGFVRGAARAGSVLPEARRLVERLDARVALSLGGYAGGPVSLAARSLGVPVAILEPNSVLGLSNRLLSPIVDRAYVAFPETARALRPSTVRLFGVPLRRAFARAPYAPRGGALRLLVLGGSQGALALNDVVPRAIARGRERGVEIEVVHQTGRDREAAVRSLYAELGLAGRAHVVPFIDDVAEALAAADVVIARAGASTLAELCAVGRPSILIPYPFAADNHQLRNAQSLERASAAVPIAQGDATEARLADEIARLAAAPALRARMADAAAAFGTPDAAARVAADLLELARAPRHRALRFPALGARGERVDEAQRGVVTNQAAPLGAGLGWEEAG; this is encoded by the coding sequence ATGGTGACCGTGCTCATCGCTGGAGGCGGCACCGGCGGCCACGTCTTCCCGATGATCGCCGTGGGCGACGCCGTCCGCGCCGCGGCGCCCGACGCGCGCGTCGTCTACGTCGGCACCGCGCGCGGCATCGAGGTGCGCGTGATGGGCGAGCGCGGCGACAGCCTCGAGCTGCTCCACGTCCTGCCGCTCCGCGGGGGCGGCCTCTCCGGCTTCGTGCGCGGCGCTGCCCGCGCGGGCAGCGTCCTCCCGGAGGCGAGGCGGCTCGTCGAGCGGCTCGACGCCCGCGTGGCGCTCTCGCTCGGCGGGTACGCCGGCGGACCGGTCTCCCTCGCGGCCCGCTCGCTCGGCGTGCCGGTCGCGATCCTGGAGCCGAACAGCGTCCTCGGGCTCTCGAACCGGCTGCTCTCGCCCATCGTCGACCGCGCGTACGTCGCCTTCCCGGAGACGGCGCGCGCGCTGCGCCCCAGCACCGTGCGCCTCTTCGGCGTCCCCCTCCGGCGCGCCTTCGCCCGCGCCCCGTACGCGCCGCGCGGAGGCGCGCTCCGCCTGCTGGTGCTCGGCGGCAGCCAGGGCGCGCTGGCGCTGAACGACGTCGTCCCTCGCGCGATCGCGCGAGGCCGCGAGCGCGGCGTCGAGATCGAGGTGGTGCACCAGACGGGCAGGGATCGCGAGGCCGCGGTCCGGTCGCTCTACGCCGAGCTCGGCCTCGCAGGGCGCGCGCATGTCGTCCCGTTCATCGACGACGTGGCGGAGGCGCTCGCCGCGGCCGACGTCGTGATCGCCCGCGCGGGCGCGTCGACGCTCGCCGAGCTCTGCGCCGTCGGGCGCCCTTCAATCCTGATTCCCTACCCGTTCGCGGCCGACAATCACCAGCTGAGGAACGCGCAATCCCTCGAGCGGGCCTCCGCCGCGGTCCCGATCGCCCAGGGCGACGCCACCGAGGCGCGCCTCGCCGACGAGATCGCCCGGCTCGCGGCCGCCCCGGCGCTCCGCGCCCGCATGGCGGACGCCGCGGCGGCCTTCGGCACGCCGGACGCCGCGGCGCGCGTCGCCGCCGATCTGCTCGAGCTCGCGCGGGCTCCGCGCCACCGCGCGCTGCGCTTCCCCGCCCTCGGCGCTCGCGGCGAGCGCGTCGACGAGGCGCAGCGCGGCGTCGTGACGAACCAGGCCGCGCCGCTCGGCGCTGGCCTCGGTTGGGAGGAGGCAGGCTGA
- the murC gene encoding UDP-N-acetylmuramate--L-alanine ligase translates to MFRGRVRHVHFVGIGGVGMSGLAEILRSLEFEVSGSDLKESSTTRRLTSLGVRIDIGHRAENVRGVDVVVYSSAIRPENPELTEARALGTPVIGRAEMLAELMRVKYGVAIAGSHGKTTTTSLVATVLRAAGLDPTVVVGGKMAALGTNARLGAGDLLVAEADESDGSFLRLTPTIAVVTNIDPEHLDHYGTHERIKDAFVEFAARVPFYGLAVLCLDHPHVQDLLPRIPRRHVTYGVSPQSDYSARGIQFRGLETSFNAYRRGEPLGGFTVKMPGAHNVLNCLATIAVADELEVPLDVTKQALATFGGVARRFTVVGSIGGVTMIDDYGHHPAEIRATIDAARRAFPGEDHRVVVAFQPHRHTRTRDLFDEFTRAFNQADVLLVTDIYAAGEPPIPGVTADRLVQSIREHGHHDARFIADKADLPEALEKIVRPGDVVIALGAGDVNACVRGLKARLEAKSPPQEGSS, encoded by the coding sequence ATGTTCCGCGGTCGCGTTCGCCACGTCCATTTCGTCGGCATCGGGGGCGTCGGGATGAGCGGCCTCGCCGAGATCCTGCGCTCGCTCGAGTTCGAGGTCTCCGGCTCGGATCTCAAGGAGAGCTCGACGACGCGGCGGCTCACGTCGCTCGGCGTCCGGATCGACATCGGCCACCGCGCCGAGAACGTCCGCGGCGTCGATGTCGTCGTGTACTCGAGCGCCATCCGCCCCGAGAACCCCGAGCTCACCGAGGCGCGCGCGCTCGGCACCCCGGTGATCGGGCGCGCGGAGATGCTCGCCGAGCTGATGCGCGTGAAGTACGGCGTCGCGATCGCGGGCTCGCACGGCAAGACCACGACGACCTCCCTGGTCGCCACCGTCCTGCGCGCCGCCGGCCTCGATCCCACCGTCGTCGTCGGCGGAAAGATGGCGGCGCTCGGCACGAACGCGCGGCTCGGCGCCGGTGACCTGCTCGTCGCCGAGGCCGACGAGAGCGACGGATCGTTCCTGCGGCTCACCCCGACGATCGCGGTGGTCACCAACATCGACCCCGAGCACCTCGATCACTACGGCACGCACGAGCGCATCAAGGACGCCTTCGTCGAGTTCGCCGCGCGCGTCCCCTTCTACGGGCTCGCCGTGCTCTGCCTCGACCACCCGCACGTCCAGGATCTGCTCCCGCGCATCCCGCGCCGCCACGTTACGTACGGCGTCTCGCCGCAGTCGGACTACTCGGCGCGCGGCATCCAGTTCCGCGGCCTCGAGACGAGCTTCAACGCGTACCGCCGGGGGGAGCCGCTCGGCGGCTTCACGGTGAAGATGCCGGGCGCGCACAACGTCCTCAACTGCCTCGCCACCATCGCGGTCGCGGACGAGCTCGAGGTGCCGCTCGACGTCACCAAGCAGGCGCTGGCCACGTTCGGCGGCGTCGCTCGCCGCTTCACGGTCGTCGGATCGATCGGCGGCGTCACGATGATCGACGACTACGGCCACCACCCGGCCGAGATCCGCGCCACCATCGACGCGGCCCGCCGGGCGTTCCCCGGCGAGGATCACCGCGTCGTCGTGGCCTTCCAGCCGCACCGGCACACCCGCACGCGCGATCTCTTCGACGAGTTCACGCGCGCCTTCAACCAGGCCGACGTCCTGCTCGTCACGGACATCTACGCCGCGGGCGAGCCGCCGATCCCCGGCGTCACCGCGGACCGCCTCGTCCAGTCGATCCGGGAGCACGGCCACCATGACGCGCGCTTCATCGCCGACAAGGCCGACCTCCCGGAGGCCCTCGAGAAGATCGTCCGGCCCGGCGACGTGGTCATCGCGCTCGGCGCGGGCGACGTGAACGCGTGCGTGCGAGGGCTCAAGGCGCGGCTCGAGGCGAAGTCGCCGCCGCAGGAGGGCAGCTCATGA
- a CDS encoding cell division protein FtsQ/DivIB, with the protein MTERPSAPPPNRRRSLPSVPAAPPVRAASARGSKPEPVAAVPPKNERVRASTPSSHESPAPPATSVSVRPPRLPAKDGAPPAARPRRPIARHLRALQLLAGAAVVLVASTAVAWGARRYIVSSPRFAVRTVLVDGVQRRTAEQVASSGGIEVGKNIFTLDLELAGASIAADPWIEKATVTRRLPSTIHVDVVEREAQAMVAIGGDLYLATRDGELFKELAEDDPVDLPIVTGITGEQVARDRPGVVIAVRSLLDVVEDLERAGVARRYPTQELHVERDGSIVVTIGKEAISLHLGQPPYRDKVAQASRVLTELAQRKASASVIFLDNDAHPERVVVRMR; encoded by the coding sequence ATGACCGAGCGTCCCAGCGCGCCCCCGCCGAACCGCCGCCGCTCGCTGCCCTCGGTGCCCGCGGCGCCGCCGGTCCGGGCGGCCTCCGCGCGCGGCTCGAAGCCCGAGCCCGTCGCGGCGGTGCCGCCGAAGAACGAGCGCGTGCGCGCGTCGACCCCGTCGTCTCACGAGTCGCCGGCCCCGCCCGCGACGAGCGTCTCGGTGCGCCCGCCGCGCCTGCCGGCGAAGGACGGCGCGCCCCCGGCGGCGCGCCCTCGGCGCCCGATCGCGCGCCACCTCCGCGCGCTGCAGCTGCTCGCGGGCGCCGCCGTCGTGCTCGTCGCCTCGACCGCCGTCGCGTGGGGCGCGCGCCGCTACATCGTGTCGAGCCCTCGCTTCGCCGTGCGCACGGTGCTCGTCGACGGCGTCCAGCGCCGGACCGCTGAGCAGGTGGCCAGCTCCGGCGGCATCGAGGTGGGCAAGAACATCTTCACGCTCGATCTCGAGCTCGCCGGCGCCTCGATCGCCGCCGACCCCTGGATCGAGAAGGCGACGGTCACGCGCAGGCTCCCCTCGACGATCCACGTCGACGTCGTCGAGCGGGAGGCGCAGGCCATGGTCGCGATCGGCGGCGATCTCTACCTCGCGACGCGCGACGGCGAGCTCTTCAAGGAGCTCGCCGAGGACGACCCTGTCGACCTCCCCATCGTCACGGGGATCACCGGCGAACAGGTGGCGCGGGATCGCCCCGGCGTCGTCATCGCGGTCCGGAGCCTGCTCGACGTGGTCGAGGACCTGGAGCGCGCCGGCGTCGCGCGCCGCTATCCGACCCAGGAGCTCCACGTCGAGCGGGACGGGTCGATCGTCGTCACCATCGGAAAGGAGGCGATCTCGCTCCACCTCGGGCAGCCGCCCTACCGGGACAAGGTCGCCCAGGCGTCGCGGGTGCTCACCGAGCTCGCCCAGCGAAAGGCGAGCGCGTCGGTGATCTTCCTCGACAACGACGCGCACCCCGAGCGCGTCGTGGTGAGGATGAGATGA